The genomic region TTAATTTTGAAGCAACGAGAAAAAATACTGACAACTGATTACTCGAAAAAACATATGTTTTTAAGGGAATCACTTTTGAGATTATCTTATTTCCGAATACATGAGCATTTCAAGAGTCCTCTCCAGATCTTGTGGAAATGGCGCTGTAAAAACTTTTTGTTTTCCATTCGGAAGAAGTATCTGAAGTGATTCGGCATGGAGAAACATTCTTGAAATCGGAAAATCTTTAAAAAACTTTGTATTCAAAGTTTCGTTCCCATAGAGCGAATCCCCAGCAACAGGAAATCCTACAGAAGCAAGATGTACGCGAATTTGATGCGTTCGTCCGGTGACAATTTGAACGGTGAGAAGCGATGAGAGTGGCTGCTCGAATATTCTTTCTAAAGTGCAATGTGTGAGTGCATTTCTCGCGTCTTTCTTCGCAGAAACTTTCATTTTTTTCCGATGTTCAGTATCTCTTGTAATCGGCGAATCGATAGAAAATTCATCATTTTTTATCTTTCCAAATACGAGTGCTTTGTAGATTTTTGTCACACGTCTCTCTGAAATTTCTCGTGAAAGATGCCGATGTGCTTTGTCATTTTTAGCGACGATG from Candidatus Peregrinibacteria bacterium harbors:
- a CDS encoding RluA family pseudouridine synthase, with protein sequence MNLKSATSSNVKIFLSAEEDAEKRLDQFLAENVDFSRTFLQKLIKSAKVRVDGKSISKVAYHLREYQEVSLEIPEPAVLHTLPENIPLDILYEDDDVIVISKPAGMVVHPDETYSSGTLVNALLHYLGTEKLSGIGGVKRPGIVHRLDKDTSGVLIVAKNDKAHRHLSREISERRVTKIYKALVFGKIKNDEFSIDSPITRDTEHRKKMKVSAKKDARNALTHCTLERIFEQPLSSLLTVQIVTGRTHQIRVHLASVGFPVAGDSLYGNETLNTKFFKDFPISRMFLHAESLQILLPNGKQKVFTAPFPQDLERTLEMLMYSEIR